One Triticum dicoccoides isolate Atlit2015 ecotype Zavitan chromosome 4B, WEW_v2.0, whole genome shotgun sequence genomic window carries:
- the LOC119292513 gene encoding phospholipase A1 EG1, chloroplastic/mitochondrial-like, with protein sequence MAIRLPVSNASPGGIYAKPQRQQRGHASTTSTAGAVAAVAAPPSTFAPQTTRLSAPSTIAVNTRHAAPVAPVFAPARRNGDKTTLASMWREIQGEGDWAGLVEPLHPLLRAEIVRYGELVAATYKAFNLDAGSKRYLNCKYGKARMLEEVGMAGAGYAVTRYIYAAPDVSLPGVAGACPSRWVGYVAVASDDTARRLGRRDIVVSFRGTVTGSEWVANMMSSLAPARFDPADPRSDVKVESGFLSLYTSEDGAGRFTCGSCRNQLLSEVTRLIKQYKHEEVSITLAGHSMGSSLALLLGYDLAELGLNRDGRGNHVPITVYSFAGPRVGNMGFKNRCDELGVKVLRVVNVNDPITKLPGIFFNEKSRVLGGRLELPWSCACYTHIGVELALDFFKARDPACVHDLEAYLGFLKCLKVTKVKKQGVELAVKARKFDLRHSFNAAWRWQMTAIQVSGLVQSLGI encoded by the coding sequence ATGGCGATTCGCCTCCCGGTGTCTAACGCTTCCCCAGGTGGAATCTATGCTAAGCCGCAGCGCCAGCAGCGTGGCCACGCCTCGACGACGTCCACCGCCGGGGCCGTTGCCGCGGTTGCCGCACCGCCTTCGACCTTCGCTCCCCAGACGACGCGTCTCTCGGCACCATCGACCATCGCGGTGAACACCAGGCATGCGGCCCCGGTGGCTCCGGTCTTCGCGCCGGCGAGGAGAAATGGTGACAAGACGACGCTGGCGAGCATGTGGCGGGAGATCCAGGGCGAAGGcgactgggccggcctggtggaACCTCTGCACCCGCTCCTCCGTGCCGAGATCGTTCGCTACGGCGAGCTCGTGGCGGCGACGTACAAGGCGTTCAACCTAGACGCCGGCTCGAAGCGGTACCTCAACTGTAAGTACGGCAAGGCacggatgctggaggaggtcggcaTGGCCGGCGCCGGGTACGCCGTCACGAGGTACATTTACGCCGCGCCTGACGTCTCGCTCCCTGGCGTGGCAGGGGCTTGCCCGAGCCGGTGGGTTGGGTACGTGGCGGTGGCATCAGACGATACCGCGCGCCGGCTCGGCCGTCGGGACATTGTCGTGTCCTTCCGGGGTACGGTGACAGGGTCTGAGTGGGTGGCCAAcatgatgagctcgcttgcgccggcGAGGTTCGACCCAGCGGATCCTCGGTCAGATGTGAAGGTCGAGTCTGGATTCCTGTCCCTGTACACATCGGAAGACGGCGCCGGCAGGTTCACGTGCGGCAGCTGCCGGAACCAGCTCCTCTCCGAGGTGACGCGGCTCATTAAACAATATAAGCACGAGGAGGTGAGCATCACGCTGGCCGGACACAGCATGGGCAGCTCCCTTGCCCTCCTCCTTGGCTACGACCTCGCTGAGCTCGGCCTGAATCGTGACGGAAGGGGCAACCATGTGCCCATCACCGTCTACTCCTTCGCCGGCCCAAGGGTTGGGAACATGGGGTTCAAGAACCGGTGCGACGAGCTGGGAGTGAAGGTTCTGAGGGTGGTGAACGTGAACGATCCAATCACAAAGCTGCCGGGCATCTTCTTCAATGAGAAATCTAGAGTTTTGGGAGGCAGGTTAGAGCTTCCATGGAGCTGTGCATGCTACACACacatcggcgttgagcttgccctaGACTTCTTCAAGGCAAGAGACCCTGCTTGTGTGCATGACTTGGAGGCTTAcctgggcttcctcaagtgcctaAAGGTGACCAAGGTTAAAAAACAAGGGGTGGAGCTGGCAGTCAAAGCAAGGAAATTCGATCTACGGCATAGTTTTAATGCTGCTTGGAGGTGGCAAATGACTGCCATTCAAGTTAGTGGCTTGGTACAATCCTTAGGGATTTAG